The genomic interval CAGGAAATAGAACTTAGTTGTCATATAAAATCAACACTACCAAAAATGTCCCCCCACCTGTCTTGTATGAGAGAGAGCAGGAATGTCAACCTTCCTATTGTCCATGAGGGAACCAGAGGCCATATGCCCACTGGCTCTTTGGTTTGAGCTCTGAATACTTCAGGGTCTCAAGTCCTCTGGTAGCACCTCCCAGGTTGAATGGAAGGCCCTGCACCATTCACACTCGGCTTCCCTTGCACCACATCAGGAGAGCCTACTGCGCCTGCTGTCCTCCTGCGGCCCCATCCAGTCTGTGGAGTTGCAGGAGAAGCCAGACCTTGCCGAAAGCCCAAAGGAGCCAAAGTCAAAGTATTTTTACCCCAAGCCAGTTCCGGTAAGCCTCCAAGTGCTGAATTCTGCTAGAATTGGGgcatggggtggggctggggcacTGCCCCAGCCTATGAGGAGGAGTTGGCAGTGGGACTTTCCAAGCATTCGGTGCCATCCTGGCTGTGTGGCCTAGGATGCTGTGAGGATGATAAGACTCTGATTTTTCCCTGTGTTTACCACATCCTTTAATTTCATGCCCAGCATCTTTTGTTGACCTGTGTTAAAACTCGGGGACCATCTCTGTTGGCTGTACGGAACGGCCTTTCTGAGCCTCCTATCTGCTTTCCTCAACATAGATTCTTCTGTGGGCTTGGTGGCCTTGGTCTCCAGGAGCACTGTTCTTCCCACATTTACCTGTGACCTCGAGCCCATTCCTCCTCCAGCACAGTGGTGTCTGTCCATCTGCCCTGGCCAGGCCAGGACCCATTTTTCACTATATCCTTCCCATAACTGGAGGAAAGGCCTCCTTTGTGCTCCCTTTTCCTGGGGGAGGAGCTAGGAACAGGTGTCACTTCTATAGAAGTTGGATAAGTAGGAGTGTGACTGTCCCTTACCTGGGTTATGGGGTGACTTCTGGTTGGCTTCATGGTTCAGAAACAGCACAACGCTGTCCCCTGGTCCAGCAACCAGTTAAGCTGAGTGTGGGTGTAGAGACTGTGTGCCAGGTGTGGGGAAGGTCCTCACACTGTGACATCTATCTCTTCCCAGGGGTTCCAGGTAGCCTATGTGGTGTTCCAGAAGCCAAGAGGAGTGTCAGCTGCCTTGACCCTGAAAGGCCCTTTGCTGGTCTCTACGGAGAGTCATCCAGTGAAGAGTGGCATTCACAGTCAGTAACACCAGTGGTGTTGGGCACCTACTTCATGGGCCATAAGTCCGTGGGAAGCTCTGTAGGGATGGCATCCTGCACGTCAGGAGCTGCATCCACCCTCCCTTGAGGGCAGCATATTGGGAACCCTGAGCAGGGGAGCACCTGGGTGGTGTCTGGGACACATTCAAGAAATGTTAGCTTGAGTCTTTGGCACTGGCAGGCAGGGTGGCATAGGCGCAGGCTCAGCTTGCTGCTGCTGGGATCTTTCTTGCCACCTGCCTCCCAGTAAGAAGATCCCCattgggctggggtgggggctgcaTGGGGCCCAAGAGTCAGTCCTGAGGAAGCCACGTTTCCCTGGCCCCCTCTGCCTCAGAGTGGATCAGCGACTACACAGACTCCATACTTGACCCCGAGGCCCTGAGGGTCGAAGTGGACACGTTCATGGAGGCATATGACCAGAAGATAGCTGAGGTAGGGTCTCGAAGGAACAGTTGAGCTTACCTGTATGGCCTCAGGGAGGTGGTAGCATAGGTGTCCTGGTGTGGCTTCCAAggcgggggggggagggggcaagTGGCAACTTGTCCTTGGTCACCCTATAGAGTCCAGGCTCCCTTTTTCTCTGCTAATCATGAGCCACCTGGCTGGGTGACTAGATCTAGTTTCTAAATGGTGCATAGGGGGAGTCAGTGTTGTATTTCTGCCCCCTGCCCATAGGCTTGGCTACAATACTACTGGGGTCGGGAGTGTAGCAGGGGGGCAGTCTACACCTTTGGGTGCCCAGGGCAGTTCTGATGGCAGTAGGAGGGGGTGCACGGGAGCTTCAGGGTAGGCCCAGGAACATGTTCTCTGGCCAAGGAGCCTGCCCATCAACAGGGTCGTGCTCCTTGCAGGAGGAGGCTAAggccaaggaggaggaaggagtccCTGATGAGGAGGGCTGGGTGAAGGTGACCCGCCGGGGCCGGAGGCCCGGGCTGCCCCGTACAGAGGCAGCCAGCCTGCGagtgctggagagagagagacggaaGCGCGCACGCAAGGAGCTGCTCAACTTCTATGCCTGGCAGCACCGCGAGTCCAAGATGGAGCGTAAGAGAGCACCCTAGCTCCTGTCCTCAGGCCCCACCACCCCTGGTGCCCAGTCTCTCTGGAGAGAGgcctgtggccagtgccccaaaAGGGCAGGAGCTGGACCtggggggtggagagggagggcatCCTTAGGCACAGGCATCCCACCAGGCTCTGAGATAGGAGGCCTGGGGTAGCAAGCATACCCATGTGGGAGACCCTGGGATGTTAACAGCTGTATAGGCCCATGCAGGGCCTGGAGCTGGGGCCTCCTCTGGGTCCCTGAACAGTTAGTGCTAGAGTCTGTCAGCCTCCAGTCTGCACAGAGTCCAGTTGCAGAGGGTGGATCTCAAGGGTGCATTGGGGACAGAGGACATTgccgagtgtgtgtgtgtgtgtgtgtgtgagagtgaaTGTGGGGATGTGGGTAGGGCGTGTGTGTTAGGTCGCCCTGTATGGCCGCTCCTATGGCTGAGTACCTGATCACTGCATCCTCTTGGTGGTGCAGCTGCTGAGCTTGCTGCCCTGCCACCCTTGTCCTCCCTGCTGCAGGACGGCTTCCCTGGGGCCAGGAGAGGGTGCCGACCCTGCCTAGGCTTGGGCTGGGCTCTGCCTCATCACCACAGCCTCTCCCATGCCTGTGTTCCTGCTCTCATCCTCTGGGCCTTCCAGACACCCTCTGGCCTGGGCCACTCAGTTCCCATGGCCACCTTCTGGCTTGTGTGGCACTGGGGGTGGAGGCCCTCCAGGCACAGCTTCCCGGGGCCCCTGGGGTGGGTGAACACAGGTGCCTCCTGCTTTCTCTGCGCTGCTTCTCTTTCCactgctttctctgtctctggACTCCAGGCTGCCACCTTAGCCTCCCTGTGACCTAGCCTGCAGTCATTCTGTTTCCCTGCAGTATCTAGACCTTATCTccagaggaggggggaggggaacgGGAAGGCAGTGCTGAGTCCCTCTCatgggagctgggggaggggtggatgAGGAGCCGGCTAGTGGGGGCAGCAGGCACAGCTCCCACCTGGGTGTGCTACCTGACCCTGCCCCATCTCCTTGCACCCCAGATCTGGCACAGCTGCGCAAAAAGTTTGAGGAGGACAAGCAGAGGATTGAACTGATGCGGGCTCAACGCAAGTTCCGACCTTACTGAACTGTGCTGGCTAGTGGCCCCTACAGAACGCCCCTGGGAGGCTGTGCTCTCGGACAGGTGGCAACCCCATCTCCAAGTCCACACAGGCTGGGAGTGAAGAATAGTGTTGTCACCCCTCAGTCCTTCTGCTCCTACAGTCTGGGGCCCACCACTGACCACACCTGCCCAGCAGGACTTGGCCCTTGAGAAGTGGCTGCTTCTGTCTCCTGGCTCCAGACTCTGTTTTCGTGGGAATGGATTAATGATCTGCTCTGTACTCccctgtccccagcccctgctggcagTGAAACAGCCTCACAGCAACAAGGACACAGCAGTGTTTACTTTCCAGTCAGGCAGCAGTGAGAAGCTTGCTCCCCTCCCCTTAACCACCAGCCCACACTGGGCTCCAAGACCACTGAGGCCTGtccccaccacgcctggccttggTAGAAGGAGCTCAATCTTGGTGGTGAATCTGGTGAGTACAGGCTATAGATGTGCTGGGTCCTGGTGTTTGCTCTGCAGAAAAGAGCTGATGATGCTGGCCACGTGGTGAGGCTCATTCATGTGGACGTAGTGATTGCCTGGGACTTCAACATACTGGAACCGCTGAGAAGGGGGGGTGCGTGGTGAGGTGAGGACAGGAAGTGGCACTGCCTTAAGCACTTTGCTCAAGCCTGCCTTTGGCCAGCTGAACCTGGGGAGCTCTATAGGCCCTGGGTGCATAGAGACTATCCTGGCGGGTCAAGAGCGCCCCCGTGTGTCTTCCCAGACTTAGCTCCGGGGACCTCAGTTCACAGCACCCTGGGGGTGCCCAGACACTAGGGACTTGGAGACCACCGCAGGGGTCTGAGCCAGCTGAGTTGTGAAGTGGCACAGCCAGGATCAGAAGGGACCCAAAGGCAGGCTTGCTACCGATCCTGATGCTTGCAATTAGACCTCAACTTGGGAAAGGATGAGGCAATGTGAGCCAATGCAGCCTCCAGGCCAGGTGCTCCCTGGGAGGAAATGCCATGGCGGGAAAGTCCCACCATCCTGGTTCTGACTGCCAGAATGTCTGCAGAGGCTCCAGAGTCAGATGTTCATGGGTGATGCTCCCAGGAACTGGGGCAAGGGTCACAGTTACAGCTCAAGTCCCTTCTGCCTCCCCGACATGCTGCCCTCAGCCACACCTACTGGGTGCTGATaccaaggaagggaaaggcaaCAAGGTGACCTTTTCTGGTTTGGGACCCTCTGAAATGTGGGACTGCTGCTGGCAGTTGGGTCACTGAATTGTACCCAGTCCAGGGGAACATGTGAGAGCAATAAAGCAAAGCTCTGCCAGCTGACCTGTTTCTTGCTCCTACTGTGTATAATCCCGGGTCTCGGATTATGGACCACTGTGGAGAGCAAGGCCTGACAGCTCCTAGGGGTCACTAGTTGGACCAGGGACCAGACCAGGGGTCCCAGTGTAAGAACAGATGGGTGAGCTGGGTATAGGGTGGGCGACAGTGGCCTGACACCACCCGGACACTGGATACCTGAGCCCTGTGCACGTTACCTTTTTCAGGACAGATTTTAGCACATCAGTCATGAAGAGCAAGAGCTCCTTGTTGGCATCATTCTCTCTTCTCACATCATAAAATCCTTGGATTGCTCTGGAAAGTGAGAAGGAAGGGTTCACCTTAGGACCATCTGCTGGTAGTGCCTCATTCTGCCTCCATTTTCAGGCCTCTGAGAAACCAAGCCTGGGACTTCCCTACAGCTCGGTCCCTTTGAGCTTAGATTTGAGATTCCGTCATTCCCCGTCAGCTCACACTCAGAGCTGGCCACAGCCCAGGCTTGAGCAGAGCTTAAGAGGCACCGTACTGGGGCTCGGGGCAGGACTTGCCAACAGGCACAGGCAtcaggtggcagagctgggacctaAACAGTCTCTTGACTCCTGCTCTGctggttatttcatttttttctctctgttggtTTTTAAAGCAACTTTATTAATAAACCACATGGTCTCCCCTTGAGGGTAAAAAGTGCAACTAATAGTTTTTAGTACATTGAGGGTTGTGCACCCATCACCTCAATTATGGGACATTTTCATCACTCACAAAAGAAACCCTAGACCTCTAGCTTTCACACGCTACACActacctggttttttttttttttgcagtttttggctggggctgggtttgaacccaccacctctggcgtatgggcccggtgccctactcctttgagccacaggcaccacccgactaCCTGCTTTCATCCTTGTGCAACCACTAACGGGCTGTCTCCAGATTGCCCTATGTGAATGGCCCACTGGGTGTGTAGACCTTTGTGCTCGGCACGGTGTTTTCAAGGCACACCTGTGCTGCAGCGCATGTCAGTACAACTCTCCTTGTGGCTTCAAAATGACCCACTGCATGGACTGCCCAAACTTTGCTCATCTCTTTGTCCAGTGGTGGACTGGACGTCTGAGTTGTCCCTACCTTTTGGCTAGTATGTAATACTGCTGTACCTGTTCATACATTAAgttgtgtggacatgttttcagaAAGTCTGTTGGGTATACACCTGAGAATAGAACTGGGTgtctgccaggtgtggtggctcacacctgtaatcctagcattctgggaggccgaggcaggtggattgctcgagctgatgagtttgagaccagcctgacccaggacgagaccctgtctctaaaaaataggatctcttcagcccaagagttggaggttcctatgaggtatgacaccacggcactctaccaagggtgacaaagtgagactctgtaaaaaaaaaaaaaagctgctgggTCGTATGGTAACTCTATTTAATGGCTTGAGGTGCTGCCAGACTTTTTCCTAAGTGCACCATTTCACACTGCCACAGTGTGTGGACATGCTGGTTTCTCCGAGTGGTCACCAAGACTTATTTTACCTTCCTCCTTCCACAGACCTACTACTACCAAGGGGTCTTCCCAAGAAAGATCTTGAGCCACAGCAGTGTGGTGGTACCCCAGGAGAACTGGGAGCCTCCCACTAGGGCTCCCTCCTGGAGATTCCCAGTGCTCATGTCTCTCTCAGAGTGACCAAAGGGCACTTGGTCCAGACTTACTTGATGAGCAGGACGTGGGCCTGCAGCTTCTTGATAGAGTGTACGTACAGCTCCCTGCTGATGAACTCAAAGCAGTGCTGTAGCTGCAGAGATGAAACCACAGTGAGTTCTCACTGCTAGTCACCCAGCACTCCTGTGGCCCAAAGCCTGGCTCTGCTGGGGCAGCTGGCCACCATGCATCTGGGACCCAGTCTCTGAATCTGTTCTCCCCtccagagctcatagcaacctggtCAGACTCCACTTTGCAGGCTCTTTACCTCTGGGGGTGGCTGTGTGACTAAAGGCAGAGAAGTGACTTGGGCTACTTCTGGGCCTTGATTATAGGACTGAGGTGTGACCATACCCCCTTTACTGGTCCACAGGCTGCCTCCAAGACAGCCAGGATGGGGCCCTGGCCTTTCAGCTGATGAGCATCTCAGGGCCATTTCCATAAGAAAGAAATTCCCTTGGCCTGCAGTGCAGGGTGGTCCACACTGCTGTCTGTTGCTGGGCTCCAGCACAGCCTGCCTGGCTGACATGACCCTTCCAGCATCCAGGCCTACACCTGGCTACTGGGAAACGCAGCTCCTCGGAACTGAGATGGGCTGCAGGCATGACAAGCACACGGGATTGGGAAGACTTAGCAGGAAAACTAATGTAATCAAATTGTATGTTGATTACATCGCAGGcacaatgagaaataaaaaatattagaacaaTTAATAGCACTTGATTTGCTTTGTGCTCTTTCAACATGGCTACTAGGAAATGGCAGATGACTCGCGGCTCACATTCTACTTCCAACAACAGGGTTGATCTTCGGGGCCTCCAGAGGCAGGAGCTCCCAGAATTTTCTCCATGTTCATAGCTTTCAGCACATGGAGAGACCAAGGAGAAACTTGATAAATGTGGGTTGAGTGGATTAATTCAAGGGGATATGAGGAAGTATCTCATTGGCCGTCTGGACAGCCTCTTCCTGTCCAGGGCCTTCTCTACTCTTAATAAGTTTGTCAGTCTTTTTCTTAGTGATTTGTAGGACTTCTTTATATATCCTAGGTAGGAGCCCTTCAGCAGACCCATGCATTTAAATGCCTTCTCTCAGTCTGAGGCCTACCTTTCCACTTCTTTTGATGAACAGAAATGTTAAATTTGAATGACACCCTATTTATTGACCCTTGCCTTGATTTATGACGTGAGTACATACATTTATCTGCCCTAAGGTATGAAGATGTTCCCAATGTTTTCTTCCAGAACTTTTACTGTTTTACCTTTTACATTCTGATCTATGACTCATCTTAGTTTTTGTGCATAAGGTGAGGCAGGGATCTAGAAGCACACTTTCCACATGGACAGCAAGTATACAGCCCTCACTGAATTGGGGTGCCTTCACTGCACATCAGGTGATCCTcattcataatttcttttcttctgtctttttctttttttgagacagagattctgttgccctggctagagtgcaccctggctagctcacagcaagctcaaactccttggctcaagccatcctcttgcctcagcctcccaagtagctgggaatacaggtacccaccacaatgctcggctaatttttctattttaataaagacagggtctctt from Nycticebus coucang isolate mNycCou1 chromosome 3, mNycCou1.pri, whole genome shotgun sequence carries:
- the RRP7A gene encoding ribosomal RNA-processing protein 7 homolog A; translation: MVARKRKRAARDAEEGILSPPGYSAIPIKFSEKQRASHYLYVRAHSVREGAKSTWPQKRTLFVLNVPPYCTEESLLRLLSSCGPIQSVELQEKPDLAESPKEPKSKYFYPKPVPGFQVAYVVFQKPRGVSAALTLKGPLLVSTESHPVKSGIHKWISDYTDSILDPEALRVEVDTFMEAYDQKIAEEEAKAKEEEGVPDEEGWVKVTRRGRRPGLPRTEAASLRVLERERRKRARKELLNFYAWQHRESKMEHLAQLRKKFEEDKQRIELMRAQRKFRPY